One window of the Penaeus monodon isolate SGIC_2016 chromosome 1, NSTDA_Pmon_1, whole genome shotgun sequence genome contains the following:
- the LOC119568428 gene encoding uncharacterized protein LOC119568428 isoform X1 gives MSSGEDRTHHWLLTSPGPGEGIVEDDPMAQEPSSGDQLQASGDALDDPLAPSSSDAPDEGIVSSPVNSLDLDRDSPMGGGLDDEEDGGPPSIETQPPDHVDDLEVSGITSTWISTGGSHYGNSHPGLGYSILNSDLPDTADSTGLGEMPGLEPGDFGVGPVYGPQLPGPFNSPVHESSSVAYGDVADENAVGGICGLRNLGNTCFMAAGIQCLVNTPPIAQYFFRHHHDNLNTKDSLAGQFSQLTNKIWCGKYSSLRPADFKDAFGQQWRDFRDYRQHDCQEFVTLLLEALRKQMCVTDDGGGGTENEDEEKNEVKGQLANIDNSGMASSSSSSSSSNSNSRSSSSSTSSSNRPSGSRGSHSYSSPSSPQSPHCPTSPQSPHCPTSPQSLHSLKQPLELRSDPQEEAVGLDSGAASPKSSVSSSSVDAHLVNLRLQPIPEEVRALIPSRMNASCDDLSLAGTTSCHDAESVASDMSDPAEVGGSSSVRRYNQLGVTDVCDSSDCDSSTAHNLVPAHRLQTLHCDSSSALEKNQLNDSQGMEKNQCSEASRLEENERNNLGSPPESHLSLVKLEDIMKETKTSNVNVLVKDNPANNELLFDSEKYAKYDKSRLKNSLDNLNKSGVKRVKEVNLLHDKRGYQPMDVEGEYDDDLEDGQELAINKRMRLDEKNIQYELERYQVSSAEQSVDSSASTSGVDTQVAPAPSISSHEQRQADLTWRSFVGDAKSAVVDTFYGQFKSSLVCSVCGHTSVKYDPFGTLSVPLPYANQIQISVTYEPYEGSIPTRYLITLCKVSYVSDLKAALCKMVGLNTAENLVTAEVFDNHIARIVEDSYMTKFLNYNLRSIYGFLLAPPPPSADEEEEMQSTEDVKSEENGDAEKESESQGCSSGSTGTNGASGGASGGASGGASGGASGSASGSGSNLWRPCNICLEEMCQTELRTHHTCEDCLLCDGCIEMSCKHHGGESLPCPVCQTSLSPSDLIPVEKRKMEKPKARLLRVPLVFRMDQESDNNNKRCMQLLGHPSLLALPSRLRPATLTRTLAPRIPAGTQYSLLFVDGRGYNCSRCLFSSHCRGCEVLDGPEVVLQAGDTLCVRFTSLTPEQCHALAATTDHPSLNDMRQNDPLTLYDCLRAFTQSETLEETDSWFCPKCERKQQATKTISVWRYPPYLIIHLERFLFHGTMSTKLDDKVIFPLDGLDVSDFVSRETSTSQLYNLYACVCHVGIAQAGHYTAFARSPVTGEWHYFNDDSVTRQKPREEEYSTAYLLFYHRQGTKFDLSLPKKFAFVDNGAPKNVADCDDQEAACSSGTNNKIEVDMYDPQCN, from the exons ATGTCGTCGGGTGAAGATCGAACACACCACTGGCTGTTGACCAGCCCAGGACCTGGGGAGGGTATAGTAGAGGATGATCCCATGGCACAGGAGCCTTCATCTGGTGACCAGCTGCAGGCATCTGGTGATGCACTAGATGATCCTCTTGCCCCAAGTAGTAGTGATGCCCCTG ATGAGGGGATTGTATCTTCACCAGTTAATAGCCTTGACTTAGACCGGGACTCGCCAATGGGTGGAGGGttagatgatgaggaagatggtgGTCCACCTAGCATAGAAACTCAGCCTCCCGATCACGTTGACGACCTGGAAGTATCGGGTATAACCTCTACATGGATAAG cACTGGTGGTAGTCACTATGGGAACTCACATCCTGGGCTAGGATACTCTATCCTCAATAGTGATCTTCCTGATACTGCTGATTCTACAGGGCTAGGAGAAATGCCAGGCCTAGAACCAGGCGACTTTGGGGTTGGACCAGTCTATGGTCCTCAGCTGCCTGGGCCCTTCAATAGTCCTGTGCATGAGTCATCATCAGTAGCATATGGTGATGTTGCTG atgaGAATGCAGTTGGAGGAATATGTGGGCTGCGTAATTTAGGAAATACATGTTTTATGGCGGCAGGGATACAGTGCCTGGTGAACACTCCTCCCATTGCTCAG TACTTCTTCAGACACCACCACGATAACCTAAATACAAAGGACTCTTTAGCTGGTCAGTTCTCACAGTTGACAAACAAAATTTGGTGTGGTAAATACTCCTCTCTCAGACCTGCAGACTTTAAAGATGCATTTGGACAGCAGTGGAGAGATTTCCGTGATTACAGACAG cATGATTGTCAAGAATTTGTTACTCTCCTCCTAGAAGCTTTAAGGAAACAAATGTGTGTGACAGATGACGGAGGAGGTGGTActgaaaatgaggatgaggagaaaaatgaagtCAAGGGACAACTGGCCAATATTGATAACAGTGGGATGgctagcagtagcagcagtagcagcagcagtaacagcaacagcagaagcagcagtagtagtaccagtagtagtaaCAGACCAAGTGGAAGCAGGGGTAGCCACtcatactcctccccctcctcccctcagtcACCTCATTGTCCAACTTCACCACAGTCCCCACACTGTCCAACATCACCTCAGTCACTTCATTCACTTAAACAACCTCTGGAGCTCCGAAGTGATCCCCAAGAG GAAGCAGTAGGCTTAGACAGTGGTGCTGCCTCTCCAAAGAGTAGTGTATCCAGCAGTTCAGTGGATGCACACCTTGTTAACCTGAGACTACAACCTATACCTGAAGAAGTCCGTGCTTTAATTCCCTCACGCATGAATGCATCCTGTGACGACTTGTCCCTTGCTGGTACCACAAG TTGTCATGATGCTGAGAGCGTTGCCTCTGATATGTCTGACCCAGCAGAAGTTGGTGGAAGCAGCAGTGTGAGGCGTTACAATCAGCTGGGTGTGACAGATGTGTGTGATAGTTCTGACTGTGATAGTAGCACTGCTCATAATCTGGTGCCAGCCCATCGCCTCCAAACACTGCACTGTGATAGCTCTTCTGCCTTGGAGAAGAACCAACTCAATGATTCTCAAGGTATGGAGAAGAACCAGTGTTCGGAAGCATCCAGACTAGAGGAAAATGAACGGAACAACCTTGGATCTCCCCCTGAGTCACATCTATCTCTGGTCAAACTAGAGGACATCATGAAAGAGACTAAAACATCAAATGTTAATGTATTGGTGAAGGATAACCCTGCAAATAATGAACTTTTATTTGACTCAGAGAAATATGCCAAGTATGATAAGTCCAGATTAAAAAATAGCTTGGATAATTTGAATAAGTCTGGAGTAAAAAGGGTGAAAGAGGTAAACCTTCTTCATGATAAAAGAGGGTACCAACCAATGGATGTTGAAGGGGAATATGACGATGATCTAGAAGATGGGCAAGAGCTTGCAATCAATAAACGTATGCGCCTAGATGAAAAGAATATTCAGTACGAGTTGGAGAGATATCAAGTTTCATCGGCTGAGCAAAGTGTGGATAGCTCAGCCTCTACCTCTGGTGTTGACACTCAGGTAGCCCCAGCACCTTCAATTTCTTCACATGAACAGCGTCAGGCAGACTTGACTTGGCGATCTTTCGTGGGCGATGCAAAGAGTGCTGTGGTGGACACCTTCTATGGACAATTTAAGAGCTCG CTGGTATGTTCTGTGTGTGGGCATACATCAGTGAAATATGACCCTTTTGGAACCCTCTCTGTGCCTCTACCATATGCTAATCAGATCCAGATTT CTGTGACTTACGAACCATATGAAGGTAGCATTCCCACACGTTACCTTATCACCCTCTGTAAGGTGTCTTATGTCAGTGACCTTAAGGCAGCCTTGTGTAAGATGGTTGGCTTAAACACTGCAGAAAACCTTGTTACTGCAGAGGTATTTGACAATCATATTGCTCGGATTGTG GAGGATAGTTACATGACCAAATTCTTGAATTACAACCTACGAAGTATTTATGGCTTCCTATTAGCACCACCTCCCCCCAGtgcagatgaggaagaagaaatgcaATCTACTGAAGATGTCAAATCTGAG GAAAATGGTGATGCAGAGAAGGAATCAGAGAGTCAGGGATGCTCCAGTGGCAGTACGGGTACTAATGGTGCCAGTGGAGGTGCCAGTGGAGGTGCCAGTGGAGGTGCCAGCGGAGGTGCCAGTGGGAGTGCAAGTGGGAGTGGAAGCAATCTGTGGCGGCCATGCAACATTTGCCTTGAGGAGATGTGTCAGACAGAACTTAGAACTCATCACACTTGCGAGGATTGCTTGCTGTGTGACGGTTGCATTGAG ATGTCATGTAAACATCATGGTGGAGAGAGTCTGCCTTGTCCTGTATGTCAGACATCCTTATCTCCTTCTGATCTCATACctgtggagaagagaaagatggaaaaaccAAAGGCTAG ATTATTACGGGTACCCTTAGTTTTTCGGATGGACCAGGAGAGTGACAACAATAACAAGCGGTGCATGCAATTGTTGGGTCATCCAAGTTTACTTGCCTTGCCTTCACGGCTGCGCCCTGCTACTCTAACACGTACTTTAGCACCCAGAATACCAGCTGGAACGCAGTATTCCTTGCTGTTTGTTGATGGGCGG GGTTACAACTGCTCTCGGTGCCTATTCTCATCACACTGCCGTGGTTGTGAGGTCTTAGATGGTCCGGAAGTAGTTCTTCAGGCAGGAGACACATTGTGTGTACGCTTCACAAGCCTCACACCAGAACAGTGTCATGCTCTTGCTGCAACCACAGATCATCCTTCTCTGAATGATATGAGACAGAATGATCCATTAACCCTGTATGACTGTCTAAGAGCATTTACTCAAAG TGAAACTCTTGAAGAAACAGATTCATGGTTTTGTCCAAAATGTGAGCGCAAGCAGCAGGCGACAAAGACAATATCTGTGTGGCGATACCCTCCCTACCTCATAATACACTTAGAAAG ATTTCTGTTCCATGGTACAATGAGCACCAAGTTAGATGACAAAGTCATCTTTCCACTTGATGGGCTTGATGTTTCTGACTTTGTGTCCAGAGAGACGAGCACCAGCCAACTGTACAATCTCTATGCTTGTGTCTGCCATGTCGGAA
- the LOC119568428 gene encoding uncharacterized protein LOC119568428 isoform X2 — translation MSSGEDRTHHWLLTSPGPGEGIVEDDPMAQEPSSGDQLQASGDALDDPLAPSSSDAPDEGIVSSPVNSLDLDRDSPMGGGLDDEEDGGPPSIETQPPDHVDDLEVSGITSTWISTGGSHYGNSHPGLGYSILNSDLPDTADSTGLGEMPGLEPGDFGVGPVYGPQLPGPFNSPVHESSSVAYGDVADENAVGGICGLRNLGNTCFMAAGIQCLVNTPPIAQYFFRHHHDNLNTKDSLAGQFSQLTNKIWCGKYSSLRPADFKDAFGQQWRDFRDYRQHDCQEFVTLLLEALRKQMCVTDDGGGGTENEDEEKNEVKGQLANIDNSGMASSSSSSSSSNSNSRSSSSSTSSSNRPSGSRGSHSYSSPSSPQSPHCPTSPQSPHCPTSPQSLHSLKQPLELRSDPQEEAVGLDSGAASPKSSVSSSSVDAHLVNLRLQPIPEEVRALIPSRMNASCDDLSLAGTTSCHDAESVASDMSDPAEVGGSSSVRRYNQLGVTDVCDSSDCDSSTAHNLVPAHRLQTLHCDSSSALEKNQLNDSQGMEKNQCSEASRLEENERNNLGSPPESHLSLVKLEDIMKETKTSNVNVLVKDNPANNELLFDSEKYAKYDKSRLKNSLDNLNKSGVKRVKEVNLLHDKRGYQPMDVEGEYDDDLEDGQELAINKRMRLDEKNIQYELERYQVSSAEQSVDSSASTSGVDTQVAPAPSISSHEQRQADLTWRSFVGDAKSAVVDTFYGQFKSSLVCSVCGHTSVKYDPFGTLSVPLPYANQIQISVTYEPYEGSIPTRYLITLCKVSYVSDLKAALCKMVGLNTAENLVTAEVFDNHIARIVEDSYMTKFLNYNLRSIYGFLLAPPPPSADEEEEMQSTEDVKSEENGDAEKESESQGCSSGSTGTNGASGGASGGASGGASGGASGSASGSGSNLWRPCNICLEEMCQTELRTHHTCEDCLLCDGCIEMSCKHHGGESLPCPVCQTSLSPSDLIPVEKRKMEKPKARLLRVPLVFRMDQESDNNNKRCMQLLGHPSLLALPSRLRPATLTRTLAPRIPAGTQYSLLFVDGRGYNCSRCLFSSHCRGCEVLDGPEVVLQAGDTLCVRFTSLTPEQCHALAATTDHPSLNDMRQNDPLTLYDCLRAFTQSETLEETDSWFCPKCERKQQATKTISVWRYPPYLIIHLERFLFHGTMSTKLDDKVIFPLDGLDVSDFVSRETSTSQLYNLYACVCHVGIAQAGHYTAFARSPVTGEWHYFNDDSVTRQKPREEEYSTAYLLFYHRQG, via the exons ATGTCGTCGGGTGAAGATCGAACACACCACTGGCTGTTGACCAGCCCAGGACCTGGGGAGGGTATAGTAGAGGATGATCCCATGGCACAGGAGCCTTCATCTGGTGACCAGCTGCAGGCATCTGGTGATGCACTAGATGATCCTCTTGCCCCAAGTAGTAGTGATGCCCCTG ATGAGGGGATTGTATCTTCACCAGTTAATAGCCTTGACTTAGACCGGGACTCGCCAATGGGTGGAGGGttagatgatgaggaagatggtgGTCCACCTAGCATAGAAACTCAGCCTCCCGATCACGTTGACGACCTGGAAGTATCGGGTATAACCTCTACATGGATAAG cACTGGTGGTAGTCACTATGGGAACTCACATCCTGGGCTAGGATACTCTATCCTCAATAGTGATCTTCCTGATACTGCTGATTCTACAGGGCTAGGAGAAATGCCAGGCCTAGAACCAGGCGACTTTGGGGTTGGACCAGTCTATGGTCCTCAGCTGCCTGGGCCCTTCAATAGTCCTGTGCATGAGTCATCATCAGTAGCATATGGTGATGTTGCTG atgaGAATGCAGTTGGAGGAATATGTGGGCTGCGTAATTTAGGAAATACATGTTTTATGGCGGCAGGGATACAGTGCCTGGTGAACACTCCTCCCATTGCTCAG TACTTCTTCAGACACCACCACGATAACCTAAATACAAAGGACTCTTTAGCTGGTCAGTTCTCACAGTTGACAAACAAAATTTGGTGTGGTAAATACTCCTCTCTCAGACCTGCAGACTTTAAAGATGCATTTGGACAGCAGTGGAGAGATTTCCGTGATTACAGACAG cATGATTGTCAAGAATTTGTTACTCTCCTCCTAGAAGCTTTAAGGAAACAAATGTGTGTGACAGATGACGGAGGAGGTGGTActgaaaatgaggatgaggagaaaaatgaagtCAAGGGACAACTGGCCAATATTGATAACAGTGGGATGgctagcagtagcagcagtagcagcagcagtaacagcaacagcagaagcagcagtagtagtaccagtagtagtaaCAGACCAAGTGGAAGCAGGGGTAGCCACtcatactcctccccctcctcccctcagtcACCTCATTGTCCAACTTCACCACAGTCCCCACACTGTCCAACATCACCTCAGTCACTTCATTCACTTAAACAACCTCTGGAGCTCCGAAGTGATCCCCAAGAG GAAGCAGTAGGCTTAGACAGTGGTGCTGCCTCTCCAAAGAGTAGTGTATCCAGCAGTTCAGTGGATGCACACCTTGTTAACCTGAGACTACAACCTATACCTGAAGAAGTCCGTGCTTTAATTCCCTCACGCATGAATGCATCCTGTGACGACTTGTCCCTTGCTGGTACCACAAG TTGTCATGATGCTGAGAGCGTTGCCTCTGATATGTCTGACCCAGCAGAAGTTGGTGGAAGCAGCAGTGTGAGGCGTTACAATCAGCTGGGTGTGACAGATGTGTGTGATAGTTCTGACTGTGATAGTAGCACTGCTCATAATCTGGTGCCAGCCCATCGCCTCCAAACACTGCACTGTGATAGCTCTTCTGCCTTGGAGAAGAACCAACTCAATGATTCTCAAGGTATGGAGAAGAACCAGTGTTCGGAAGCATCCAGACTAGAGGAAAATGAACGGAACAACCTTGGATCTCCCCCTGAGTCACATCTATCTCTGGTCAAACTAGAGGACATCATGAAAGAGACTAAAACATCAAATGTTAATGTATTGGTGAAGGATAACCCTGCAAATAATGAACTTTTATTTGACTCAGAGAAATATGCCAAGTATGATAAGTCCAGATTAAAAAATAGCTTGGATAATTTGAATAAGTCTGGAGTAAAAAGGGTGAAAGAGGTAAACCTTCTTCATGATAAAAGAGGGTACCAACCAATGGATGTTGAAGGGGAATATGACGATGATCTAGAAGATGGGCAAGAGCTTGCAATCAATAAACGTATGCGCCTAGATGAAAAGAATATTCAGTACGAGTTGGAGAGATATCAAGTTTCATCGGCTGAGCAAAGTGTGGATAGCTCAGCCTCTACCTCTGGTGTTGACACTCAGGTAGCCCCAGCACCTTCAATTTCTTCACATGAACAGCGTCAGGCAGACTTGACTTGGCGATCTTTCGTGGGCGATGCAAAGAGTGCTGTGGTGGACACCTTCTATGGACAATTTAAGAGCTCG CTGGTATGTTCTGTGTGTGGGCATACATCAGTGAAATATGACCCTTTTGGAACCCTCTCTGTGCCTCTACCATATGCTAATCAGATCCAGATTT CTGTGACTTACGAACCATATGAAGGTAGCATTCCCACACGTTACCTTATCACCCTCTGTAAGGTGTCTTATGTCAGTGACCTTAAGGCAGCCTTGTGTAAGATGGTTGGCTTAAACACTGCAGAAAACCTTGTTACTGCAGAGGTATTTGACAATCATATTGCTCGGATTGTG GAGGATAGTTACATGACCAAATTCTTGAATTACAACCTACGAAGTATTTATGGCTTCCTATTAGCACCACCTCCCCCCAGtgcagatgaggaagaagaaatgcaATCTACTGAAGATGTCAAATCTGAG GAAAATGGTGATGCAGAGAAGGAATCAGAGAGTCAGGGATGCTCCAGTGGCAGTACGGGTACTAATGGTGCCAGTGGAGGTGCCAGTGGAGGTGCCAGTGGAGGTGCCAGCGGAGGTGCCAGTGGGAGTGCAAGTGGGAGTGGAAGCAATCTGTGGCGGCCATGCAACATTTGCCTTGAGGAGATGTGTCAGACAGAACTTAGAACTCATCACACTTGCGAGGATTGCTTGCTGTGTGACGGTTGCATTGAG ATGTCATGTAAACATCATGGTGGAGAGAGTCTGCCTTGTCCTGTATGTCAGACATCCTTATCTCCTTCTGATCTCATACctgtggagaagagaaagatggaaaaaccAAAGGCTAG ATTATTACGGGTACCCTTAGTTTTTCGGATGGACCAGGAGAGTGACAACAATAACAAGCGGTGCATGCAATTGTTGGGTCATCCAAGTTTACTTGCCTTGCCTTCACGGCTGCGCCCTGCTACTCTAACACGTACTTTAGCACCCAGAATACCAGCTGGAACGCAGTATTCCTTGCTGTTTGTTGATGGGCGG GGTTACAACTGCTCTCGGTGCCTATTCTCATCACACTGCCGTGGTTGTGAGGTCTTAGATGGTCCGGAAGTAGTTCTTCAGGCAGGAGACACATTGTGTGTACGCTTCACAAGCCTCACACCAGAACAGTGTCATGCTCTTGCTGCAACCACAGATCATCCTTCTCTGAATGATATGAGACAGAATGATCCATTAACCCTGTATGACTGTCTAAGAGCATTTACTCAAAG TGAAACTCTTGAAGAAACAGATTCATGGTTTTGTCCAAAATGTGAGCGCAAGCAGCAGGCGACAAAGACAATATCTGTGTGGCGATACCCTCCCTACCTCATAATACACTTAGAAAG ATTTCTGTTCCATGGTACAATGAGCACCAAGTTAGATGACAAAGTCATCTTTCCACTTGATGGGCTTGATGTTTCTGACTTTGTGTCCAGAGAGACGAGCACCAGCCAACTGTACAATCTCTATGCTTGTGTCTGCCATGTCGGAA